The Aphis gossypii isolate Hap1 unplaced genomic scaffold, ASM2018417v2 Contig00552, whole genome shotgun sequence genome has a segment encoding these proteins:
- the LOC126554607 gene encoding uncharacterized protein LOC126554607, with the protein MGNPLGSHSGVHKIGCVYYTVPAIPPEYLSSLENIFIAYLFHSEDRGIQKVNNHIMFNALIKELIDLHENGISVTVNLNTYQIYFALGLMLGDNLGLNSILGFTESYSANHYCRICRSHKSELQKMIFESNESLRNPANYQVDVSLANYSETGIKECCIFNQIPSYHVAVNSICDFMHDVVEGVARYDMALIIKKLIDSKYITLEVLNTRIELFNYGTNEKRNTPPKINLNNLINGNVIMSASEMLCLLKYFALIIGDLVPRDTEVWRLYILLRKIVDLCCARQIQPECSVLLNSLVAEHNSLYLIISKSHLKPKYHFMTHYGQLLLKNGPIILTSSIRFEAKHKVLKAYANSIACRINLGHTLSYKLQLQMTSRFLTCRGLKPDLKLPNKSCSDINSIYTVFPFVNLPVELKYNSLSPSWLKYKGLFYKTGMVVVLKVNLEMYLFGEICGMIIGKSRIPYFIIKPMCTLGFDTHFYAFEIEKNSSSSSELTGCYITNLPDPTPTITRVLANGKIYVALKYAL; encoded by the coding sequence ATGGGTAATCCATTAGGATCCCATTCAGGAGTACACAAAATTGGTtgtgtatactatacagtCCCTGCTATACCTCCAGAATATTTATCATCgctggaaaatatttttattgcatatttatttcattctgAAGATCGAGGAATCCAGAAAGTTAATaaccatattatgtttaatgctCTTATTAAGGAACTTATAGATTTACATGAAAATGGTATTTCTGTAACTGTAAACCTTAATACCTATCAGATTTATTTTGCCTTAGGCCTAATGTTAGGAGACAATTTAGGGTTGAATTCAATTTTAGGCTTCACTGAAAGTTACTCGGCCAATCATTATTGTCGTATATGTCGTTCCCATAAATCTGAActtcaaaaaatgatatttgaatccaatgaatCGCTTAGAAATCCAGCCAATTACCAAGTAGATGTTAGTCTAGCTAATTATTCTGAAACGGGAATAAAAGaatgttgtatatttaatcagaTTCCCAGCTATCATGTTGCAGTCAATTCTATTTGTGATTTTATGCATGATGTAGTAGAGGGTGTTGCTCGTTATGATATGgctcttattattaaaaaactcatagattcaaaatatattactctAGAAGTTTTAAATACCCGAAtagaactatttaattatggGACAAATGAAAAGAGAAACACACCgccaaaaataaatcttaataatttaattaacggAAATGTTATTATGTCTGCCTCAGAAATGTTGTGCCTTCTGAAGTATTTTGCACTTATTATTGGTGATTTAGTACCCAGGGACACCGAGGTCTGGcgcttgtatattttacttcgCAAAATAGTAGATCTATGCTGTGCTAGACAAATACAACCTGAATGTTctgttttattgaattcattgGTGGCAGAACATAATtctctatatttaataatatctaaaagtCACTTGAAGCCTAAATATCATTTCATGACACACTATGGTcagttattacttaaaaatggaCCAATTATTTTGACGTCTAGTATAAGATTTGAAGCAAAACACAAAGTTTTAAAAGCTTATGCTAATTCTATTGCTTGTCGAATTAATTTAGGCCATACCTTATCATATAAACTACAATTACAAATGACTAGTCGGTTTTTGACCTGTAGAGGTTTAAAACCAGATTTAAAACTTCCAAATAAGTCTTGTTCTgatataaattctatttatacTGTGTTCCCATTTGTTAATTTACCAGTAGAGTTAAAGTATAATTCGCTATCTCCATCTTGGTTAAAGTATAAAGGATTGTTCTATAAAACGGGTATGGTAGTGgtcttaaaagttaatttggaAATGTACTTATTCGGTGAAATATGTGGGATGATCATAGGTAAAAGTAGAAtcccatattttattattaaaccaatGTGTACTCTTGGTTttgatacacatttttatgcatttgaaatagaaaaaaattcaagttcTAGTTCAGAACTTACTGGAtgttatattactaatttgcCTGATCCCACTCCCACCATTACTAGAGTTCTAGctaatggtaaaatatatgtcGCACTAAAATATGCTTTGTAA